One Ictalurus furcatus strain D&B chromosome 22, Billie_1.0, whole genome shotgun sequence genomic window, TACGTAATAAAGTGCTTCCATAAAATAATTTGATGTCGGCTATATAATCAGAAATACATGCCTTATTTTTGGGCCGTTCAGTGTGGGCTGGATGAACGGATATTTGCACAATCTATCATACGTTCATCCTACATACATTCTCGCCAGAACAATCTGTAAactatagaagaagaagaacctcCGGGTGACACCACAATGAAAGTAGCACATGATTAATATAGCAGTATGGGATGATGGGTCAGGTTCTTTGATTTCTTTGACatatttactattattaattcttcataggcctttttttttcaccacaattgcttaatcacacacacaaggttCAGTGATGTAATCAAAtcactgcattattattattagtcaaaGGCTTTTGTCTAGTAGTCATATTTAGTGAGGTTGAAGATTCAACTGTGTCCTGTTTTCGCCACAGTACATTCATTTATATAGTGGTTTCTCCTCTTACATcatatattgtttattattcagaaactgcgatatatagatatatacatatatcagtAATAGGCtctatacagtcccctctgaaattatcggaacagcaaggccaattctgttgttttcgctatacatttgggtttgagatcaattGATGAGGATGAGATGATAGATCCGAATTTCAGGTTTCATTGCCTGATATTTGCATCTAGATGCGTTAGCTTAATATACACGGCACcattggtggcagaccacccaattattaggtgagcaaaagtataggaacagataagtcttgaagtaaattaaagtcaATAAAACTTCATTATTCGGTTGCATAtgccttgcttgcaataaccgCATCAAACCAGTGACACACTTCCATCACCAAAATGTTGCAttctgatgcttttccaggcttgtactgctgattctttcagttgttgtttgtttcggggggggtggttctcccttcagtttcatcttcaggaggtgaaatgctgctcaatttggttaaggtctggtgattgacttggccagtctaaaaccttccacttttccccccctgatgaagtcctttgttgagtcagcagtgtgttttggatcgttgtcttgctgcatgatgaagttccttccaattagactggatgcatttctctgtaaaatatcagacagaatattcctgtaaacttctgaattaattctccTGCTaaatcatgagttccatcatcaataaagattagcgaggctgttccagaagcagccatgcaagcccaagccatgacgctacctccaccatgcttgactgataaGCTTctttgttttggatcatgagcagatccttccTCTCTCCACACTTTCTGCACacagaggttcatcttggttccaaaaTTTCTCTGGCTCATCTcggtatttctttgtgaattccaatcttcctttccaattcttactgctgatgagtggtttgtatcttgtggtatggcctctagatttctgctctcgaagtcttcttcaagcggtggattgtgataccttcacccctgccctgtggaggctgTTGTTGATattcactgactgttgttttagggttagggttttttcttcacagattTCACAATGTTTTGgtcaccagtggtttctttctttttccaggacattccagattgttgtaCTGTCTATGCCCAATagttgtgcaatggctctgatagattccACCCTCTTTTCTCTGCAttaaaatgacttgcttttctccgATAGGCAGCTCTCTGATCTACATGTTGGtctatcctttttaacaacaaacgcagtcttcacaggtgaaacctagggctcaaaccaagagtagacattcagagctattaattctttaaacaatcaattgaatagggcacacctgggcaacaagaaacacctttcAGTCGCGTGTTCCAGTATTTGTGATCGCTTggggaaaaaatgggtgggttcaaacaaatggTCCCACGTTCCAAGTTGTTTCGAtgtaaacatgaggaaatgaaagctgaaattctgatctgccgtctcacattcatcttttgatctcaaacttcaacgtatagcgaaaacaacagAACAGGCCTCGCTGCTCTAACACTTTCGGAGGAGGCCGTATAATTAAGTTATTATTTGTCTACAATGTCTACAAAAGGTGTATGTGCATAATTATATAACAGAAGAATGTCATAAATCAACACGCATCAACAGAAAATACAGTTATTTGCATTTTCGTATGGAAATTAATCATGAACCAAAACGTCAGAATTAGGACAGGCCTTATCCTTcatagttaataaaaaaaaaaaattttttaagtaaacaaaaaatgtcCTGAAGATGACAGCGCAGATTATTTGCACCGGTTCAGAGTGTTATTAAGTCCTGAATTGACTCTTGATTGAGAGACACCAATAATTTAAGCTCTTGTGTGCACTGCTGGATTAAAGTATGATTGTCCAAACCCTCAGAGTCGTAATCTACAACACAGAGAAAGTCTAACATGTGCTTGACTGGGGCCTCCTTTAATCGCGTCCTTAACAGGTCCTTCGCCAGATTCAGAGCACTCTGTACGATCACAGATGGCCGGTACTTGTTGAAAGCGTAGTCTGCCAGACTAAGCTCACACACTTTGCCGGCTAAACATTTATACCTCTTCACATCGAGGAGCTGCTCTTCAGTGGCTTTCCAGCTCCTGCAGCTGCCGCCTTCGTCTGGGATTTTTTCCTCCGTTCCAATCGCATATCTGGATAACTCGAGACTGATGAAGTAGTCGAGGAAGAAAGCGAGAGTCGGCGCAGCCAAGCGGAAGTTCAGTCTGAGGAGAACGAGGCACTCGAGGTTGCAGAGCTGCTCTCTGGAGAAAGCGTCGCAGCAGAGTGAAAGCAGCTGCTTAATGCGCGGCGAGCAAACTTCAACCTGACGgattcacaacacacacacacacacacatcaacactcCGGTGTTTTAAATGATTACGTTTAATCGACGTCTTTAAAGCCATTTAGAAgagaagtccctgtgaatgaattCACTGACCAGAAAACGATCACGgtttcaaaacaaaataaaccacGTATTATCGTGAGTGCTCACGTGTGCTGTTGAATTTCTTTGAAATGAGtgatgtgaaatgtgaaaagcaCACGTCATTATAATAATCTCTGTTAAGTCTGAGCGCCAGGCATTTACAGCGTTTGAGCTTTCTGATAGAAGAGACACAGCACAGTCTAGTGGCAGCTGGTTGATATCTCAGCCTACGTGCATGGGGACTGCTGGGAAAGTCTGGGGCTGTTTTattatgtattcatttttttttctgcttgcaATGACAAATGTTTCAGAATCCCTACGTGACCAAGAAAATATCCTTTGGTTGTTCTCGATGAGGGGAAGCAGAACATAGACCTAACTAGCATGGCcgtgcatgctgttatagggaattAATCAACAACAGCATCCGCCTAAAATGACCACCctaaagttgattcttttcctatattATTTATTGACTAAAGAACTCTAATCGAATGAAGTGGCGCTGAAAGATAAATGTTACAGCGATGCGCTTTAACGTACAGCCGTAGCCCGTGAAAAGAGATGACGATAAACTAGCAGGTCCACGGGAAACGACGGGTCGTCCTTCGTTAGACTTACGTGTTTGGTTGCGATCAGTAAAGACGTCACGCCGAGTAACTGGAAGCAGTCTGCTGCCACTGACGTCGTGGCCAAAAAGCGGTCCATGATGTTCACGGCCAAGCAGCAGGACTCAAACGACAGCCTGAAGTGCTTATAAACGGCTAGGAGCCAGCTCACCAGCTTACAGCGTGCCTCGGCTGTTATCTGTGAAAACACAAGCATAACATTCACGGTTTTCTTTCCTCGCTCATCCTGATTTAGGgtcttggttaaaaaaaataataataaataaaaataattatcaaaacggagcctatcccaggaatgcTGGGACACCAGACTGCCATCTGAATTCAGGGTCAGACCTGTGACTCTGGAGCTGCACTGCTGCACCACTGTGGCATGGCGGCGTGCtgttgcaggaaaataatcagggtGGTGCGATGAGTCATGATATGAAGCGGATTTACAGTTAGCACGCCTGATCATTTTCCAGTAACACCATGGAAACCCAATAAGAGGTTCATTCCATTACAACTATACTAGAGCGAtttgtcatccatccattttctgtactgcttgtCCTACGcaggagcctatcacaggggactcggggcatgaggcgggggacaccgtggacagggtgccaacacatacacacactacggacaattttgagatgccaatcaacctacaaaacatgtctttggactggtggaggaaacccgGGAGAACATGTAAGCTACGTGCGCATAGGGTGGCAGCGgcgatgggaatcgaaccccagccctggaggtgcgaggcggaCGTTCTAACCACTCCAGTCCAGCTCTGACGGATCAGAACGGCACGGCAGTAGTACGGTACATCCATAGTGGCCAGAGTACTGATATCATTCTGCGTCATTTATTATCCATTTGTGTTTTTAGCTTTAGATGGAGAAGTTTGCCTAAAGAAGAAGTCCTTTCTAAAAACGTGTTACCTGAGGCTGACGAGCCAGGCACTCCAGAGCAAGAAAGTCCTCCTCGTTGTTCTTCTGAATTAGGAAGCAGCTCTGGTCGTAGTCGCTGTGAAGGCAGTCAGCTGTCAGTCTGTGGCTTGAGCTTCCTGCCCATGGTCGTGTCAGGTGCTGGAGACATGGAGAAGGGCTGAGGAGGTCCTCTTCAAACCCAGAGTCACTGAGAGTGGACATGCTCGCTCTGATCTCAGTCCGTCTTTCTTTCACACTCTGACTTTTTTACAACCTCGAAATCCCAAGCCATGACTTTGTTGGACGGCGTGACGTGAGCTGGGACATTTTCCCGGGTACCTTAGCGCGCATTGCCTCCTCGTGCACGCGTCGCCGTGGCAACTCACCCCGGGGAACGTCGTAGCGTCCCATATGGTCGCTCCAAGACACGCCCACTGGCTGAGTAACCCAAACAAAGCACCTAGTGCACTATGTAGCCTGCAATAGCTGCTATTTTACACGTAATGGAGTGCGCTCGTATAGGGAGCAGGCAGCTGATTGGGATATAACCTAGCATCGCCGTTTCTGCTAGTCTACATAGGACTATACATTGAAACGGCAGTTCCTTGGGTAGCCTAGCCTACCTAGCCTAATAaccagcaaacacacacacacacacacacacacacacacacacacacacacataccactgAGGATACAGTGTATATTAATATTGACAATATATGCTAAGTATGCTAAAATTTACATTAGCATATATTGTCAGTATTAGCTAAtaatcttcacacacacacacacttttttgttattttaatgagTTCATTATGTTATGTATGTTAATAGTTTCTTGTGTAGGAGTAACACAAACCCTcattaactaataataatttttaataaataacaacaacaacattatacCAGTCTATGTTCAGATTTGTTGTTTGATCCTTACCTAACTTAAGCATTTATGACTCTCATTTAATGGCACTGACTAACTCAATAATGCTTTAATTCTGTTCtaacaaagaacagaaaaaaatcacccttttaccatatatatatatatatatatatatatagagagagagagagagagagagagagagagagagagagagagcaagcactTTGTTAGTCACTGACTAACTGACTCATCTTCTAATGCTACAcaatgtacaggtgcatctcaaacaatttgaatatcgtggaaaagttaataaTGTTATCAGTAATTTAAttaagtggaactttcatatatcctaggttcattacacataaagtgaaatatttcaagcgttttgttgttgttgttttcgtctcgatgattacggcttacagctcacggaaatcaaaaatccagtctCTCGAAATATTCAAGTAAAGAATTTatcatacagaaatgtcgacctgagaagaggtGTAATCAGcgaatgaactcaaaacacctgtgaaggtttcctgaggctttaatctctcggtCTGATTCGGTACACACagccacaatcacggggaagatggaagtcAGTGTTGtaaatttcatttggaaatcaaggtcccagagtctggaggaagagtggagagggaCAGAATCCAAGTTGAAGTCTTGAAGTCCAGTGAAACTACTTTAGAGAACTTCGATTCGAAATATTTCAACATATCAAAATACTgaaattgggttttttttccccccttcaaaATTTTGGTGTGATGAAGTTCCTAAGTATTTCGATTTTAGCTGCTTCTCTTAGCCATTACTATTGCTTTGTAAAATCCAGATTTTTAATCCTATTTATGAGCAGTACTGTAAGAAAATGATAATGACCATAAATCATTAGCAAATTTACCACGAGATCTGCTCCAATCCAACCTGATCCAGTTTGAGGACCGTTTAGTACTTTCTTTTATGCAGAAGGGTAAGAAACCACGCAtctctgcatttttatttacatgagcTTTATTGTGCGTTAAAAGACAGGTTTTTtactttctcttgctctctcataGATTTTACAGACTGATCAGCATCaaggacacttttttaaaatgcaaagtTGTCAATACTCAACACCTGAGTCTTACACTATATAATAAATATCCCTCTACTGATTTCTCACACATCTgcttataataaatatacattatactcTCTCGATGCAGGGATGTTTCAGATGCTATGCTGCATCTCTAAGCAGTTTTAAGGAGCACAAAGCTTGACGTTTGGCAAGCTCTATTTCATAGCATCAATGTTCAGTGAAATACATTGACTGGATTATAAAACATACAAATGCAAAAACATTGCATAACTTAAGTGGATGAGTCTTTCtcgcgaacacacacacacacacacacacacacacacacacacacaaacacactatgCTCTCTTTTATAATGAGGACATGAGAGAACATTGGCAGGCAAATCCGCATCACATATCAAGAAAAATTTCTAAAACTGATTAACGAATGCACACCATCATTCCTTATTTTCTGTCAAATAAATACTGACCCATATTGTACAACAGGTATCTTTTACATTATATTctaatgaacagaaaaacactAAATGAGCTGAACGCTATTCACTAAACATTGGTGGTGAAGATATTTTCAGGCGGTTGCGGCACAGGGAGCTGAACATCAATGCATCCGTGTCTCACGCTTGAGTCTTTAACTCCACACGGTGGTTCTTAGTCTCTGATTGGGGAATGGAAGTGCGATGTGTATCGTGAAGTATACACGACTGGAAGCTGTTTAAATGTTGAAGCTCTCCCCACAACCGCACGTTCCTTTGATGTTGGGGTTGTTAAACACAAACTCGCTGGAGAGTTTTGTCTCGACAAAATCCATTTCTGTGCCCAGCAAGGACAGCTGAGccttcttctcaatgaaaatTCTCACACCTGTGGGGGGAgcgaaaaagaaaacacacatttagAGCATGAATAGAGTTGGAGCCTTGCTGCAGGAAATTCAGTAATCGTGTGCgacagaggaaaagagaggcGTCCCAGCACGTGAGGTTTCAAGACAGTGCTCAGAAGGCTGCCAGATTAAACAGCAAAAATCAACATCTTGGTAGAAATCAGCATCAAAACGATATCAAACTTCCAATACTAGCTACATGTTTGGACAAGATTCTGTCTTTGTTTTCAAGTTTGGGTAAAAGCAtttgccaaatgaataaacgtaaTACCAACataatgaaagaaagacagaaaattaaaaaataaattccccCAAATTCTCTTTccacacactgttttttttttgtacatgtaCATCTCCTCAGCACTCACCATCCTGTAACACCTCTTCATCTGATTTGTCCTTCTCCTTGGTATAGTCGAGTGTGTAAGTGAGCCCGTTGCATCCTCTGGTCCGTACACCAACTTTGAGCCCAATCTAGACCAGtaaaaagaattattttaacaaattatctaataataataataataataataataataataataataataataatcaagcCAGGCATCGGTGAATGATCTGAATAAGTCTACTTACATATTCGGGCTTATTCTCTAACAGCAGCCTGATCTTATTTACAGCCGAAGGTGTCTGGAGAGAAATACAGATCagcattatttcatttattcccAAATCTCTTGAAAACTAGCTGCGTTGATGCCACCCGGCTCAGAAATCAGAACACGGTGACTATACGCCATAGCTATAAAACGCAACAGCGAGCAAGAAACGCATCTATTAAGTTGCAGATGTACGAGAACCGGGCCTCGCTTTCAATTGTTACTGATCCAATAATTAAAACCTACACAGATTTGGTACTAGTGGACGTCAACCGAGTGCACACTTAACAACACTTATCTCCAGCATCATACAACTAAAATCGATAACGCTACGGTTTTTCCAGCGTCAAACAGACATTTCCAGCGTGCATCTCGGAATCGTCTCCAAATATTTCACGGAACTTtacagacagatttatttccccTCAGCAGCCAGGACAAATCATGAGCTAAACCTTATCAGGAAGCACAGCTCCTACTTCCAAAATGCAGAAGGTTGTCAACAATCTGGTTTGTGCTGGGTTTTTACCAATAATGAAGCTGaaagtttaactactgtatgcagctgtaactgtatgttaccatggttacaattgtttataggcagcgcattcatttagaatggtgattaaactgactggaactacctgcaCGTTATACGGTTCGAACATGCacctttcagccaatcagaatcgagtattcagacacaCCGTgatataagtaaggaataactgACTCCGgtccgttgaattattagaaattaATGCACACCCGAGGTGGAAAAGCATTGAGGTGGTTACAATTCAGGTCGTgcgttattttctaataattcaacgggCCGCCAGTTATCACGCCTCGAGACGTtcttcagatgttttatttcaatacATTTGTTAGGTTTTGGTCCAAGTAACAAAGGCTCGAGCCAttgcagttattggagagagagagagagagtgaaagagagagcgggagagagattttatattatgctgataatataacaatagaacaaacaaacaaataaataaatattgctaCTTGTTCACTGGCttttctgtgtcattaatgcaatcacacgcgctctctcttttatttcttgctcttgcgctctctctatctctctctctctctctccaataactgcatatcaatggctcaagcctccgttTCACCTCGTGGCCGCGTTACCACCTCGGGTGCGCgttatttttctaaaaattcAACGGCTGGTCGTCAattattacttacttaattcTGGAAAATCTCATTTTTCTGGTGGACAGTAGGCAAACTCTTCCGTTATTTCAGTTCACTCtgcgaagtgatatggaactgtaacgCGTTCGAGatctgactggaactactttaccTGTGCGTTTACtgaaaaacacttcagaacacgcgtcagccaatcagaatcgagaattcaacagcgctgtggttcGAAAGTACGAAATAACACAACCGAAGACCATGCTGTTTATTCGAATAGAACACACACCGGGGCAGTGTGAACCGGCCCGATGTCCTGCGACGAGTtatttttcatataacagcacggtCTGCAGTGTGTCATTCTGCTTACGCCGCAGCGATTTGCCCATGATCACAACGTCGAATTTATTAACGTACGGAACGTCACACATTTCTAACGGTTTACAGTTAAGACTTAAATGTCGCGGAACGTCCGAGAGACAAgtcttgtctttctctctctttcactcttcaAAAACACCGCTTGTGATTTTACAGAGatctcgtctgtcctgaagactttcttgaGGTGATCGACTTCGCAAAGCGCcacgactgttacaaagcactgacacctgacgctccttccatacatgttcaTTAAACGTctcctaaaaaataaataataattaaaaaattcaaacaacACCTTTCTCATCAGTTTCTCATCATTCTTAGATTATACGGAGAGTCTGCTGTACAGGTCTCTGTGTATGAGctgaaacaataatgtattagaaccaGCGCAGTGATATTAACCTGCGGCTCCTggtacagccggaactactttccGCCGAGAGAATACACACCAGTTAGACTGTTCAAACAGCTTCAACACTTTCTCTCCTATAAACCTAGTTAAAACGAAATCCACAACACTAAATGTAAGTGTATACGATTAAAAAAAGCTGTAGATGGGGAAATGAACCacttcatttatataaataaataaaaatagtaatgcGAAAGGCATGATTTAAACACTCAGTCTAAGAAAGTGCATTAGAATGGActctgaataataaatataaatagagaGCCCACTCAGTACAGGAATAATCCTGTAATCTCAGGAAGCTCCTCTTGTCCGTGTTTCTTGTCTACATCCACCTTGACATCAAGGAGTTAAAGGTCACAGTTAGATAAAAGacctaactaactaactaactaactaattaattaactaaCCAGCTAGATGGAGCAATTCCTTCGCATGTGATATTTCCCTTGCATTCATTTGAAAGAGGAACATTTCTCTAAATTTAGTGCGCCTAAGAAACTTCTAGAGAATTAGCCGGTTATCGCTAAACGTTGCTAACGCTAGGCTAGCAATAACGTGTTTATCCTCACGTCCTCGTTGTTCTGCTATATCACCATATCTCAAATGAAGCGAAGAAACACTAACCAGCGTCAAAGCAGCTCTTGTTGATAAAATCTTTCGCCTGCTAACCGCCTTTACAGTCGCTCTTACTATGGAGGCAGACATGTTGCTTATCGCGAAGCTCTCCGTgactagatgtaaacaccagtCGACAACGAACCACCCACTGCGAGCAAAGCCGTCAATGATTGGCTGTGTGTTTGACGAGCAGTTCCTTTGTCCAATCAGCAAGCATGTTGCTCTGCAAACGGCGCGTCTCTTATGCAACGTTCTTATAGAATTGTTTCGAATGATGTGAATATGACCGACAAACAAAAATAGCAAACGTCTCAattgaaacaaaacaaggaataataattaatcCTACTTTTTTTGCGCCCACATAACTGAGGGTTTAAAACAGCACAGACatgaatattttataattacagtgtaattGTGTAGTTTCTTATGTCGTTACAATACAGTGTAGGTGTTTCTCTAACTCTTTTACAAACAACACGAAGAATCGTGTCAGGTCTTtccccacctttaatgtgaacttgctcagtatataaataaagtgagaaacaatcagaaacatttatagggaaaaataaaaacttgcaATAAACTGGTTGTGTAAGTGTGCACACTCCTAtattaatactttgttgaagcaccatTACACCAGTCAGTCTGTCagtgtggcacatcttgacttgccaatattttcccactgtttcttacaaaaacattctgtaCCCATCAGATTGTGAGGGTAtgtcctgtgcacagcccacttcaggtcaccccatagatttttagttggattcaggtctggccTCTAGCTACGTCATTTAAAAACACCGATCGTCTTTTGGTTAagtcattcctttgttgatttggatttaTGCTTTGGGTCTttgtcgtgctgaaaggtgaaattccttttcttcttcagtttaATAGAAGACAgttgaaggttttgcactaaaatcgactggtatttgtagctattcatgattccctccaccttcataaaagccccagttctgacTGAAAAGAAGCAGCCCCTAAAGCACggtgctgccaccaccatgcttcaccgtgagtgtggtgttcttttggtgatatGCACCCAACATACCTTTTGAAATTATGAAATTAtaataccttttggaattggtcttatcagaccataacacatgtTGCCACATGGTTTagggtgatttagttgggcttggatgttttttgtgagaaagggcttcagTCTagtcaccctaccccatagcccagacatgtgaagaatacgagagactgttgtcacatgcagagagtaatcagtacttgtcagatattcctgcagctcctttaatgttgccgtaggtctcttggTAATCTCCCTGGTAAGTGTTTGTCTTatccttttgtacattttggagggacgtcctgttcttggtgatgtcactgtggtgccaaATTTTCGGCGCTTGTTGATGACCTTCactgtgttccatggtacatttaAAGTTTTGGACATTCTTTTCTACCTCTCTCCTGATCAATAAATTTTGACAAGTGAGATACCGTACATGCTTTGTCAGCtttttgcagaccatggcttcagcagtcagatgaaaccaagaagatgtgaagaaaaccTTACAGAAACAGCTGGCCTTTATTTGGGATATGATAAGTAATGTTGTatatgagattgaatgtgattggttcattctgataCAGCCACATCTCCAATTATAAACGGCTGTGCACGCTTATGCAACCAGATTAGTGTAACTTTTTTGTGTAACATgtttatgattgtttttttttaatgattaattttATACGTTGTAATTTCACGCTTGGATTAATTTGTTTTACATCACGAAATCCTGTTATTTTTACAGAggtgtgtacttttttttatatatctattGTAATCAACACATTTGTAACATAAATGTTATAAGTGATTATTAATAAACCAATTTTACTTTTCTATAAGAACAtagtttgccaaagttggagagaaggaactcgagtggcctgtacagagccctgacctcaaccctacgtATGGATATGATCGTCAGGAGTCCACagacctttggccatatagtgtaaacaATAGATTAATAAAATAGTCAATAAAATTTGTTTGAAAAAGTAGTTATGCTCCCACTTTGCtattaaaaataatagtttGTTCACTGCAAATATGTACACTAACATGTTACTGCCCCAATGTGTTAATCGGTAACTAGGCTAAAGACTCATCACATTTCAACATTAACAGCTGGACATTCAGTATGAAAAGTTAATCCTGTTAGTTGTTTGTTTAAcagacttttattattttaaatctgcAAATAGATAGATGCGGTCACAACTTCCACCAATTTTCAGGCTTAACTAGGTTCATGGCTAATAGCAGCATGGGTAGACGACATGCAGCTCAACCCCCTAAAGACTGTAAAGCACATTGCTTTAATAGATTTGATGCTAAAATGCAAACACATCACAGGGCCTATAGTCAAGTTTCAATCTATTCGCTCTGTGAGGCAGGACCTAAGAATGACCTATAAGGCGGTGGAGCAGTTTATAAGCAAAACCATTGTTCATTGGGCAGCaactatataaaatctatagaTAGAGGTTTAAAAGCACCAGTTCTGTTGTCAGCCCATTCTAGTCAACATCA contains:
- the LOC128599290 gene encoding cyclin-O, with product MGRYDVPRGELPRRRVHEEAMRAKSVKERRTEIRASMSTLSDSGFEEDLLSPSPCLQHLTRPWAGSSSHRLTADCLHSDYDQSCFLIQKNNEEDFLALECLARQPQITAEARCKLVSWLLAVYKHFRLSFESCCLAVNIMDRFLATTSVAADCFQLLGVTSLLIATKHVEVCSPRIKQLLSLCCDAFSREQLCNLECLVLLRLNFRLAAPTLAFFLDYFISLELSRYAIGTEEKIPDEGGSCRSWKATEEQLLDVKRYKCLAGKVCELSLADYAFNKYRPSVIVQSALNLAKDLLRTRLKEAPVKHMLDFLCVVDYDSEGLDNHTLIQQCTQELKLLVSLNQESIQDLITL
- the isca1 gene encoding iron-sulfur cluster assembly 1 homolog, mitochondrial isoform X2 encodes the protein MNMYGRSVRCQCFVTVVALCEVDHLKKVFRTDEISTPSAVNKIRLLLENKPEYIGLKVGVRTRGCNGLTYTLDYTKEKDKSDEEVLQDGVRIFIEKKAQLSLLGTEMDFVETKLSSEFVFNNPNIKGTCGCGESFNI
- the isca1 gene encoding iron-sulfur cluster assembly 1 homolog, mitochondrial isoform X1 codes for the protein MRKVLFEFFNYYLFFRRRLMNMYGRSVRCQCFVTVVALCEVDHLKKVFRTDEISTPSAVNKIRLLLENKPEYIGLKVGVRTRGCNGLTYTLDYTKEKDKSDEEVLQDGVRIFIEKKAQLSLLGTEMDFVETKLSSEFVFNNPNIKGTCGCGESFNI
- the isca1 gene encoding iron-sulfur cluster assembly 1 homolog, mitochondrial isoform X4; its protein translation is MMLETPSAVNKIRLLLENKPEYIGLKVGVRTRGCNGLTYTLDYTKEKDKSDEEVLQDGVRIFIEKKAQLSLLGTEMDFVETKLSSEFVFNNPNIKGTCGCGESFNI
- the isca1 gene encoding iron-sulfur cluster assembly 1 homolog, mitochondrial isoform X3; translation: MSASIVRATVKAVSRRKILSTRAALTLTPSAVNKIRLLLENKPEYIGLKVGVRTRGCNGLTYTLDYTKEKDKSDEEVLQDGVRIFIEKKAQLSLLGTEMDFVETKLSSEFVFNNPNIKGTCGCGESFNI